A portion of the Cryptomeria japonica chromosome 5, Sugi_1.0, whole genome shotgun sequence genome contains these proteins:
- the LOC131028474 gene encoding protein VARIATION IN COMPOUND TRIGGERED ROOT growth response-like — protein sequence MEEVFPPYHVLINHRGPDVKRTLASLIYHRLEGHGLRVFLDKHELQAGDSLTPAIKSAICSASVQIAIFSKTYAQSACCLNELLWMFDSRSSIIIPIFYDIQPSDLRHVDQGAYAGAFQQHREKGRVTIQQLESWISALNKVSAISGVVISTEEDDLGERLEEIVEIILKEVRREDLDMGKYPVGLRQAAEHFEREVLNPSEISGIKVVGIVGLGGSGKSTLVTHLYNSKRSQFQRCCFLSQVSKTDLPSLQQTLLRDLLCDQKLGFQDTLRGRSMLRDRLRGLKRVLIVFDDMADTEQVENLLFVKDIVGNGSLILVTSRDQTLFVSSNIEIYNIKLLDSENAQELFYWHAFGHSEPVDDLQNMVEELVGMCSGFPLALKVLAGQFHNEHDPGKWKKELDSLRKQLPNNVLKQIVKDSYKSLDIREREAFLDIAHFLNREDVDLAERVLDGLNGSGTQCLRTLRRKCLVEYESADIILPTTIRVRIIRNPQLEERGLEKSKGKLKSKNARFSEGLGKTNRHRGVAPSLLLQETYNGPPTSSLISNVIETVIGVYWDVYGLLYWWQFMKKESPGKKILLWFSQIRLESREGRLPLFGVPGKVLGAVKGSRNKFDVRGIRRDDKNCLKWNGFTLKDIAGKTAWHPFFQVMRIQQATRRILDDCKWLNRDDDDQLPYENIYGLKLLALQNSSLLQRLNSVSGDLIWLRLRRSKDTPTPILSRIGISNLIPSTILLKNLRVLEVHDVNNRDFINSFYDREPLLHLQELTVTCTSDSQMYNPWTAGPSTAGFRKLKLASKISDSLRHPIPSKAVSTKLSSVSNAPDLFQSQINIGHWLWEWLGKQKWKNLVKLILQNIEEMMTLPFKFEEVRNLRHVDLSGCTNLKVLPDCFTEELLQLQYLGTARLQEAHSQKFGKNLHA from the exons ATGGAAGAAGTGTTTCCACCTTATCATGTTTTAATTAATCACAGAGGACCTGATGTCAAAAGAACTCTTGCCAGCCTCATCTATCACCGTCTGGAAGGCCATGGTTTGAGGGTGTTTCTCGATAAACATGAATTGCAAGCGGGAGATTCTTTAACCCCTGCAATTAAATCTGCTATTTGTAGTGCCTCTGTTCAGATCGCTATTTtctccaaaacatatgcacaaTCCGCTTGTTGTCTGAATGAGCTCTTATGGATGTTCGATTCTCGTTCTAGTATTATTATTCCCATCTTTTATGACATTCAACCTTCAGACCTTCGCCATGTTGACCAAGGAGCATATGCCGGAGCCTTTCAACAACACAGAGAGAAGGGCAGGGTTACCATACAACAACTGGAGAGCTGGATAAGTGCCCTCAATAAAGTTTCTGCCATTTCTGGCGTGGTGATCAGCACAGAGGAAGA TGACCTTGGAGAGCGTCTTGAAGAAATTGTGGAGATTATATTAAAAGAGGTGAGAAGGGAAGATCTGGATATGGGCAAATACCCAGTGGGACTCCGTCAAGCGGCAGAGCATTTCGAAAGGGAGGTTTTGAATCCAAGTGAAATAAGTGGAATCAAGGTTGTGGGTATTGTAGGACTTGGTGGATCAGGCAAGTCAACTCTGGTTACTCATCTCTACAATTCCAAGCGTTCCCAATTCCAGAGATGTTGTTTCTTGTCTCAGGTGAGCAAAACCGATTTACCCTCTCTGCAGCAAACTCTGCTTAGGGATCTTCTCTGTGATCAGAAATTGGGTTTTCAGGACACGCTTAGAGGCAGGAGCATGCTTCGAGATCGTCTACGAGGGTTGAAAcgtgttttgattgtttttgatgATATGGCTGATACAGAGCAAGTAGAGAACTTGttatttgtgaaggatattgttGGAAATGGCAGTCTGATTTTGGTGACATCTAGAGACCAAACTTTGTTTGTCAGTTCTAATATAgaaatatacaatatcaaattgtTAGATTCAGAAAATGCCCAAGAGCTCTTCTATTGGCACGCTTTCGGGCACTCTGAACCAGTAGACGATTTGCAAAATATGGTTGAAGAGTTGGTTGGTATGTGTAGTGGGTTTCCATTGGCTTTGAAAGTTTTAGCGGGGCAGTTCCACAATGAACATGATCCAGGGAAATGGAAGAAGGAATTGGACAGTCTCCGTAAACAACTGCCGAATAACGTATTAAAGCAGATAGTAAAGGATAGTTATAAATCTCTTGACATTAGAGAGAGAGAGGCCTTTTTAGACATTGCCCATTTCTTAAATAGAGAAGACGTAGATCTAGCGGAGAGGGTTTTGGATGGATTGAATGGTAGCGGTACTCAATGCCTTCGGACGCTCCGTCGTAAATGTCTCGTGGAGTATGAAAGTGCAGACATAATTCTTCCAACAACAATACGTGTAAGAATTATCCGCAATCCTCAA TTGGAGGAGAGGGGTTTGGAGAAGAGCAAAGGGAAGTTAAAAAGTAAGAATGCACGATTTAGTGAGGGACTTGGCAAGACAAATCGGCACAGAGGAGTTGCCCCTTCGCTTTTGCTGCAGGAAACATACAATGGTCCCCCGACAT CTTCCTTAATATCTAATGTAATTGAAACTGTAATCGGGGTTTATTGGGATGTATATGGGTTATTGTATTGG TGGCAGTTTATGAAGAAGGAGTCTCCAGGCAAAAAAATTCTTCTTTGGTTCAGTCAGATAAGACTAGAATCTCGAGAGGGTAGATTGCCATTGTTTGGAGTCCCAGGAAAGGTTCTAGGTGCAGTTAAG GGTTCGAGGAATAAGTTCGATGTACGAGGAATTCGTAGAGATGACAAGAATTGCCTGAAGTGGAACGGATTCACTCTCAAAGATATTGCAGGGAAAACAGCATGGCATCCATTCTTCCAAGTTATGCGGATCCAACAAGCTACACGTCGCATCCTGGATGATTGTAAGTGGCTCAACCGAGACGATGACGATCAGttgccatatgaaaatatatacgGATTAAAACTTCTGGCGTTGCAAAATTCCTCTCTTCTTCAGCGATTGAATAGTGTGTCCGGAGATTTGATATGGTTGCGCTTGCGTCGATCCAAGGATACTCCTACTCCTATCCTTTCACGGATAGGTATAAGCAATCTCATTCCTTCTACTATCTTACTGAAAAATTTAAGAGTGTTGGAAGTTCATGATGTCAACAATCGAGATTTCATCAACTCGTTTTATGATCGTGAG CCTCTTTTACATCTGCAAGAATTGACAGTCACGTGCACAAGTGACTCTCAGATGTACAATCCATGGACCGCTGGTCCTTCAACAGCTGGTTTCAGAAAACTGAAGTTAGCCTCCAAGATTTCAGACTCACTGCGACATCCAATTCCTTCAAAAGCTGtttccactaaactgtcttcagtATCAAATGCTCCTGATTTATTTCAGAGTCAAATAAATATTGGACACTGGCTTTGGGAGTGGTTAGGAAAACAGAAATGGAAGAATTTGGTTAAGCTAATTTTACAAAATATTGAAGAAATGATGACACTCCCATTTAAGTTTGAGGAAGTAAGAAACCTCAGACATGTAGATCTATCTGGCTGCACCAATTTGAAGGTTTTGCCAGATTGTTTTACAGAAGAATTATTGCAACTTCAATATTTAGGCACTGCGAGATTGCAGGAAGCTCATTCTCAGAAATTTGGGAAAAATCTCCACGCTTGA